Within the Epinephelus lanceolatus isolate andai-2023 chromosome 22, ASM4190304v1, whole genome shotgun sequence genome, the region ccccccacacccccAACACACACCTTTACAACAATAAATTCTAACTTCACAACAGCAATTGCCGTGGTGTGGAAAGGTTTTCATTGTCTCTTTCAAGCCCTCATTTTTTCACACCACGAATGCCTTCATAGAGAGATTGTCTGACGGCATGTGCCAATATTCCTATTTGACTGACGATTGCTCCTTGTCCCTTTCTATAAGAACAGCATTTTCAACTGTAGCCATTTGGAACCAGCAGAAACACGTTTACCtttacatgtggtttggagGGCAGTTGTAAAAACAACTTATAAGAAAATCAATGTTCCCGTTACAGCACACTTCATCTGCAACACATTATAAACATACAccctgtaaaacaaaacaacacattatCACCATAATGAGGCGTCGCATTTGCATACATGTTGCATTTACCCACTGGTTTACTTTCTAAATATGACTTGTTGCAGACCAACAATCAGGCACGTACAATTAGAAATATAAGGCATATTAGGATTCTTGGTGGGTCTTCTTTAATCATTGCTTTTGCTATAGTacttatattatatttcatataCTTTGTTTTCCAGTAAAGGTCAACCTACAGTGCATCTAAAATTCTTCTTTCATTCCTCATGAAACCATTCATTCAACTATATATCTGACTTTTGCTCTGCTCATGTATGAGAGACTGTGAAATGCTTTATTCTCATTATTGTCATTTCTGTCATCcagccctccctcctctgcaTCTTCTCCTTTTCCCATCATCCTTAGTGGCAATAGAAGCCCAGCATGTTGTTGGGTGGTGGTGTTTACCGCCTGGCAGCAGTGAGCTCCCCCCTTGTCTTTAGTCAGGAAGTAAAGGAGAGCGTTGAGCCATGCGTTGAACGATGCTAAAGGCCTTGTGATCTTATAGCACATGGAGACCATGGTCATAGTGTGACAGGGGACTCCCTTGGTGACCTTTAGCAGGAGAAAGATGGTTCGAGTAAcatgaaaagggaaaaaacacagagcaaagagaagggtgatggtgatgatggtctTGATAGATTTACGTCTGCGATTGGCATAAGGGGAATGGGCACCAAGGAAAATGGAAATCCCTTCATTTCTTCCCAGTGCCCTTGGCAGTCCAttacttcctcttcttcctcttgcaactattgcagggctgcttctctctcttctctctatttCCTCATGTCCTTCATCTCTCCGACCTCTGCAGGATGAGGGCTGAGAATGCAGAGTTCTAAATATGGTCAGGACAACGTGAGAGTAACACCAAGCAATTATGGAAAAAGGGACAAAAAAGCCCAGCAAATGGAGTATGATGCCATAGGGTACATAATCTGGAAATTCCTTATCAATTGCATCATCCCAACAATTCTGGTACTCCTCAATAACCCCTCCCATGTTACCATAGCTGGCATTACCATTTATCAATGATACCTCATGGCTACGGTTGTCAATACTGCTTGCATTGCCACCGAGCACTCCCAATCTTGTCACATGACCAGTCTGAGCAAAACGGAAGATAGGGCAGGTCAAAGCAAACACTACAATCCAAACCAGGACACAAGTGCACTTGACAGCCTTCTTGGTCTCTAGTGTGATGACTTTCATTGGGTGGCAGATACCGAGGTACCTGTGGACAGAGATACaagtgaggaagaagatggaGCAGTAGAGGTTAAAGTAAAAGAGAAAACGGACCAGGCGGCACATGAAGTCCCCGAAGATCCAGCGGTCACGCATGATATAACTAGCCACAAGGAATGGCAGTGACAGGCCGTACATGAAGTCTGTAGAGGCCAGGTTGACCATGTAGATCAGTGAAGCATTCCAGCGCTTGGTCCGGCGGAAGGAAcggtagaggacgacagagtTAAGGGAAATGCTGAAGAGGAACGTAAAAGAGTAACAGATGGGGAGAAAGATGTACTTGTAGGACTCATCTATGCTGCaagatggagatggaggggTAGTGGAGGGTGAGGGCAAGGGGGAACTGAGTAAGTCCTGGAGTACAGATACACTAATGTTGGGAGAAATTCCACCTCTGGATGACATTGTGAAGGATGAAGGGATTTTCATGTGAGGGAGAAGTTGAACAAGGATGCAGCTTGTGTGTTTGGGATTCTGTCAACCGTCTTCTGTGTCATCCTTGTACTCTGTACTGTTTAATGGTAATTTTGTATGGTCCTATACAATGGATTTTCTGAAGATTTCAGATGGTCATATCCACGAATGGGTGTAGACCTagagataaaaacacaaattagtCATCCATACTCCTTGAGTATCTCACTTCATCCAATAGTATTAGCATAACAGTGCAATCAGTAGTATTTTACTGGCTCTTTGCACAAAATAGCCATGTCTGTGGTTGCTTTCCATTAGTTTTAATGATACTTACAGCAGGTTCTAATCGACTCATTCTGGTAAAATCTGGATTTTGCAAATGGTTTCAAAGCAAGTCTATAAAGGGTTGATAAAGGCACCTTCCCTGCATTTTTctcaatacaaaaatatatatattttccaaTTACAAATGCCATTGTCCATTTTTATGCTGATGGTACCATCTCACTCGCTTCAAATGGTATCACTCAATCAAATTGCCGTTGTCAGTGGTTATCAGCCTCGTAGATATGGTTTTAAAGGGGGCTGGTACATCTACTAGTAGGATCAGAAGGCTGTTATTGGTCCATTCAATGGTTGTGTTTATTCTTAGGCAGCTATCTCTGATGGCTGTAGTACTTATGATGAAAGCAAAAGGGGAAACCaggtgatgtagtataaaggTATAGTTTATATGAGTGAATGCAGGCGAGTGACCATTGCCTACCGACACGGTATTCATACAGAATGTAGGCAGTGTCGGATGTGATGCACACGGGAAGCTAGCTTGCCAGCTAACAAATGAATgttagttagcttgctaataaaTACTGCAAAGTATGATGTTATTAGTACATTTTCCACTTTCTTACATTCCatgcatgttttgtgtctcactaAGAGTGGATTTTAAGACTTTAATGATCACCTATTAGTTTTTTAAGTTCCTCATACCAACTTTGAACTGAAATTGGCTGATTTCTGATATTATGTTAATTCATACTCAAATAAACTGCAAAACAAGTTGAGTTGAAGACACTGATTCCTCTGAAAATCCTTACAGTTCTACCTgttgatattttatttaatacttgTGATTGTACAGAACTTTGTTCTAAGGTCTCTCTTGCAAAAGAGATTTTGAACTCAATGATACCTCCTGAGTAATTCACCTTGGCTGCAGAGACAACCAGGCATTTGTAAAACAGGCCAatatccaatccaatccaatctgctttatttatatggcacattgtaaaaacaacaaggtTATCAAAGTGCTGCACAACAAATTTAATGAACACACACTACCcgggcactactgcagcataacaaagtcccactctttgagcataatacaggatcatgcatatgcagcatcacggaagacggaatccttgtcgccaagaaagcgcaaaagggaatcaaaaagcaTGAACATGACCggggaattaaaaaaacgaggggcaacatcggggtagcctttcccaggtggggagagctgctgaaggagaaaggtaatgcaatcacataCCAgcgctgctgttagctgttaacCGCTTTTAGCACCTGTTAGCTAACAGCGGCTAGCGGCTAACagtgacaagtggctcaacctcacacacctcatccctctcctcgcatcattGCGCcactgttagccgctgttagctgttagtgctaacagtggctaacagcGGCGCTGGGCTGTGATagcattacctttctccttaaGCAGCTCTCTCCACGTGGGAAagaccctcgttttttgaattcaCTGGTCACATTGTCTTTTTGATtaccttttgcgctttcttagCAACAAGGATTCTGTCTGCATATTGCAtaatcctgcattatgctcaaagagtgggactttgttatgctgcagtagtgttGGAGTAGTACCAGCGCCAGCAACAGTGGCTAACAGCTGTCAGCggtgcagtgatgcgaggagagggatgaggtgtgcgaggttgagccacttgtaagttgtcaaaagacaaggcgtgatgggaactgcccattgattcgacagcccattggttcgacatcccattgttccgaccatattaaactcattgttccgaagtccgttccgaaatcatcatgatgccctgtggttaaggtctggttagatttaggcacaaaaaccacttggttagggtcaggaaaagatcatggtatgggttaaaatgaaaaagaaagtgacaaacaaaaagccgtgagcctgctccgcctcaagctggtcgcggcacaccatacgcccgccgcgagccgttcagcaccgcggacagtcggactaatgggatgtcgaaccaatgggctgtcgaaccaatgacgtGGACCCGACGTGATTGGGTCATTTCGATTTACACCCGcgccaacagtcctacgttgtaaacacagccagcatagTGAGgggggggtttgtcaactcgcgttgcgtgtgtctgtgtaggagcatgaatgaatactccatgaattGTATCgtatgacatggtttcatcaatgttatcatagctttttggtacacagcggctaccgttgttgcaatgCATGTTTGAAACATTGAGGCGCTAGAGTGGACTATCAGTTTGAATGCAATACATGATTTCAgcattagatgggagaaattcctacacactgtggctttaagcaATGGGAAACATGGGAATTGGATGAATGAATGGTTTGGTGGTCCCTTAATTTTTTCCACTAGCGTCATACTCAGGCCAAATTTTAAATTGTCCAGTATTCTGGTTCATAACCATTAGTCTAGTGCAGGCTCGACGCCACATGAACCTGCATATTTCTTTTCAAGCCCAACCTGACTGCGAACTACACcgttcagccaaaacattaaaaaccactgacaggtgacatGAACAACACTGATCACCTTGtgacaatgcaatgttctgttgaTAAACCTTGggttctgacattcatgtgaTTGCCACCTGACACACTCCCCCCGcctaaacaccagtgcagaccaggtaCTCCCCCTTATGGCAGCAGCACTCCCCAGTAGCATCGGCCCCCCAGCAGCACAATGCCCCATGCCACACCACGAAAACTCCTAAGGAGTGGCCTGAGGAACATGACAGAGACCTCAAGGCGTTGACCtagcctccaaattccccaaatctcagtctgatcaaacatctgtgggaaGTGCTGTTACCCCAGCTCACAACCCAGAGAACCCAAAAGATCTGAAGCTGACGcgttggtgccagacaccaaagAACACCCTCCAGAGGTCTTGTGTTTATGCACTGACAGGTCATAGCCATACTCAGTCCAAATAGGACCCACCGCGGATCGGGGGTACCTCTGGTGTACCAGCACGTCCCTCAAATGTTCAATCAGATTGGAATTTGGGGTATTTGAAGGGCAAGTtgacgccttgagctctttgttcTGTTCCTCAGGTCATctttgagcagtttttgtggtgtggcatgtcGCATTGTCCTGCAAAGGGGGTCACTGCCATCGTCAAGTGCTGTCGCCATGAGGGAGTTTACTTAGTCTGCAATGATGCTTGGGTTGGTGGGGCAcgtcaagtagcatccacatgaatgccaggacctaAGGaatcccagcagaacattgcactgtaagaagatgatcaatgttatcaCATCACccgccagtggttttaatgttttggctgatcggtgtatgtcCTAGAATAAAAGCaagggaggggaatccatttattatCCATTTATCCGACTCCACTACAATAGGTGGTGATGTGCCTCCTTACAGCTTGTTAGTACTGGACCTATTTCTGGTTaacctaatatgtcacagaccaaacaatcgacaaacaagttagctatggcatactttacagctctgtacattttgtccATCCGaaaatgcacagctctggatgtagatttcccCATGTTGTTAAAGGCTTtttcttctgttacacatttaatgcttttaacTTCAATGTCAAAGCCCCGGGTGGacactgtggagcatgcgcCTGGGCCAGTTTGGTTCCGATTGAccgtatacatgcaggagtaatttgactaatgtgtatgtaaatgtattttaaagtctggttttagtctgactaacacaataaagggattttctctaatgtcatatAAACGTACTGTATGGCCACGGTTTGGGCCTGAGCCTGAAAAACTTTTTTCTATATATGAAAAGATTATTACAAGCTAACATCTAAAGCCTTCCACTGCAATAACAGACATTTATGATACGATCTCTGACATGTGCCTTCTCCTTCTGAATGTTCAGCACAGCCCCAAAACTGTCATATGTTATAACCTATATAATAAAAAGAGAATGTATAACACTTCTCCTCATTTAAGTCTATttcatttgaagaaaaaaacattcaataTACATTTCACAAGACTTTTTTCAAGTTCAttgaattataaaaataaattgtgggaaacatggatttttttaattgcaagaagaagacaaagagaTGAATTCTGAATCAGAGAGGGCTCTTTATTTCATCACAGCACAACTGTAtgttaagccccttttacactgccagattttcggcgaatctTGGGcagttttgccggcaagctgcgagcatttagacacacagagctggattgacgagttgatccgaggtgcccgattttccgcctcgtagggtagacatattggcggaaccttttttgtttaaaaagaatgaggcgcacttccgccacgggaggggctgttgatgacttgtgggaggagctgttgatgacgccgcaagtgcaacccactggcggtggataaataggaaacagctgatagcaggaatgagcagctaatagcaagagggaaacgcaaacctgaaagaaactacagtaaagatgagcaactaggaaaacaaagaattgcgcgccctccttgtcctcgcaaatgaagaggctattaaccgtcaaatgacaggaacggtgaaggatgggccaacttatgagagaatcgcagaAGCATAGATATCATATACAGTAGATACCTCGTTGAGGGCTTCGGCCCATTTCAGCGATgcgtcaacgtcgccgccatctTGGGGAGGTCACGGCCGGCTGGCTAGTACTGTTGTGTATGGAGATAAATCTTCAGCAAACTCGGCGTGCTCACTCAAAAGTCAcgtgttttttttaagaagacagaaattttgtgtcatggatggattggggtttacagtgtaTGTTAGCtcgctgatgttagcatttagctcaaagtatAACTTCTGTCTTCTTAAAAAAAACGTGACGTCTTGGCTTGTATTAAAGGGGAGGAATGGAAAGAGGTTGTGCTTCCTACCACCCTACCCCTTTGACTGTTTACTAGGGCCTTTGCACAATCTGTTTGACCTCCTGTTGTATGCTGCTGATTCTTAGTGCTTGTTTGCCTTCCTGTGTACAAGGGTATGCTGCTGATTCAGTCTCTTCTCACCCCATTAACTCAGCAATAAGTAACCACACTTCCCCTAGGTGTCTCCATGCACCCCTCCGTATGCTGGTCTTGCTCTCACTCCAATGACAATGAACTAGATCTCATCAGTGCTGTCTTTACAATcctaaaaatattttatgtctCATATAGATGGGCTACATCATCATTATAGTCAACACAACTGAACAGGATTCACTCAGGCGATGCTCCAGCCCTCAGCTGAAAGCCTCACCATCACCCCTGCATATTAGGATCATCAGCTCACAGGCAGGTGCAGCTGTGCGTGCTTGCATAAGTGTTAAGTGTGACATCCGCAGGTGATACCACCACTTCACCTCAGAGTTCAACCAAATAAGGGTAATGTGTCAACCAGTAACATGACATATTAACAGTGCGATACAAATAAGATGTAAAAGGTCTACGCTCCATAAGCTGAATATGGTCTTACAACCTGCGGGGGTAGTCTCATCAATATGCTGAAGTTGAACAATTCTGACTCAGAgctaaaaacacagagaacGTGTGACATTTAGACTTCCTTTTTGGTGTGTAACTGTCAATGAAATAACCTTTTAATGTAGGAAAACCATTCAGACAATAAGTTTTAGCACCTTACCTAAAGTTGCAGATTATTTTTGAATAATCTGCAACTTTAGGTAAGGTGCTAAACTTGCAGATTATTTTGaatacacaaaatatttttttagatttttttttttttttttttagattagaACAAGATGTTTGAGTGCTGTAACCAGTTGCAGTGTACATCAAGCCTGCATCCATTTTCCTGGCAGATTTATTATTATATGATAATGGCATCAAAATGGAGATACATTTGTCTGCACTGGGTTACCTCTGACCTATGATGTtactttgacaaaaataaatgcgCTTGATGTTCAGTGTTGAAGGATTATGCAACTCAAGCAGGTTTCAAGAGTCTGgattttacactgtaaaaaaatgaatggaagCCAAGAGAgatgttttgcatgttttcgcccattaacaaataaaaaattgacaaaatattaaaagataatccatccattaCAGCCAACCATTTAGCAAACAATGGTGAAGTGTTTTATAAATTTGAATACATTTGTACTTCCATTCCAGGCCTCCAATggctttcattcatttttctacAATATGAAAATCTGTTCGGACAGCACAATGAGAGCAGTTTTTCCTTACAACATTAATATGTGAGACAATTTTACAATTGCTGTAAAACTTGAATTAATAAATCACTCAACTCTTTAGGACAGGCGTCTATATGGTACAggcttttatttctcttttacaaaactgttgctgtgctgttgttgttgatgaatATTACTATAACTTTTACTACTAACTAATGTCAGCTAAACTGGGTAGCTAACAACCCAGTTTTGTACATCTAAAAAACTACTATAAAATGAACTGCCTGGCAACCagccaggcctctaattgagacaggcctttatttgtcaaaatgtgtagctataCTCAGCTAGCAAAAAGGGACTGGGTATTTatttgggactaggcttttaattcaagttttacagtatttagACTGATAAAGAAAACTTAAATGGAGCTCTATATaatattcagaacattaatatagcagtAAACAGCTATTTGTTATGTAAAGACACAGTGGAGTAATGgtatcctgagcagagaatgaggtCATTTTCCCACTATGTGTGCTCTGAGTTCCTTCTTTTGTTGTTCTGGTAGACGGTAAAGCCAcacatgcatgttagtgcatttGACTTCCTGtgaatttctgtgtgtgtatccctccGGCTAGCTAAACGTCTGCAGTCTGCAACTGCGCTCatatggtaaatggtaaatggacctgcatttgtatagcgcctttctagtcatctagtgaccactcaaagcgctttttacactacaagtcacgttcatccattcacacacacacattccatacaataccatacaaggtgccacctgctactcagttttttttaacacactcacacaccgatggaacagccatcgggagcaatttggggttcagtatcttgctcagggatacttcgacatgcagcctggaggagcctggGATCGATCcactgatctttcgattggtggacgacccgctatacctctgagccacagcaggCGGTTACCTTGGAAGCCAGAGTTCAGAGCTGGGAATGACATTGCACCCAAGTTGACCATGAAAACCGGCagttggtcagtgacttccagcgtcagacactgacaaaaaaaaagccatcctttcatgtcagcataaTACAAGGATGGACGCCATTAAAcaagtgtcagggggaaacgcggcaggACAACAAGGAAAGTAAGGCAGCgaaaagtctgagtggggcggGTGGTGGGTGGGTTCAACAACCACCCACTTTCACCCGAAAGGCTGGTATTCATTCTCCATGTGAATGTAAAGCGAAGCCCTGTTCTTTTCTCGTAAACCCAGCCATATGCATgcgttggctaaacgtaaccatgtgcgttagtttttgaaggaaaaaaacgtcaatttgcagtgttgtgatgtagtgcatttattttgaaataggctgtacacaaacttcctgttaaaacggaaatgtattttgaaaacagacagtgcatgtaacaggcagaagttgacatgaCGTCCCAGAATGTCCATGACCAACCGTCGAAATGTGACGGGGTCAGAAGGAGAATGTGTTCGTGTTCCAGTCAGAAAACCAAAATTGTTGTTAGCAATACCTGTTCTACCTAGGTTAAGCCACTGGTAGCAAGTTGTAGCCAGTTCAAGCCAGGTTAACCATTGTCAGCAATACTAGTTAGTAACAATGCATAAAGCTGTATTTTGGGCATACAAACACCATAGTGACATGTCCACATAGTGTTAATAAACAGAATATTACTACACTTTTCACTACTGTTGATACATGGAGaagacattttggattttgaagTCAGGGTTGGTGAGGTTCTCCTAACTTTCTGAGTCACAAATATgactgcagggtttttttttttcagtttaaattTCCTACTGAAACCAATAGATACACTCTGAATATTatatagagctcctttaagttTGTGTCTGACTTTAAATTAAACtatattgaaaataaatataCCAGCTGTGTGTAACAATATTTCCCCTCACCTTGCTGCTCTGCTgcacatgctaacattaggtTAGAAACCTGGTTATATCTATACAAGGTTAAGTTCCTTTAGGAGAAATATAGCTGGGAAACTCGGTTTCACACATACATGACGTTTACGAAAACATGCTACTGAACAAATCCAGctattaaacaaaaataaattaagtagCGCTGTGATGGATTATACAACTCTAGCATGTTTCAAGAGTCAGCTAATAGCTTTTTTATACAACACAGAAGTCAATGAAAATGAACAGCTGCCTGAAACGATAGGAACACATTTAGTACAAATCACATTGTTACATTAGTGacaatttttttgtttgggACTTTGTCtaagatcttttttgttttgtttttaagcaTGGGATTAGCTTGAATTTTATGGGTGATCaaaccctgctgctgctgaagaaatgTAGTAGTGGTGACCAAACAAAAAACCcttattgttaaaataaattaaagtttaaGACTTCCTGTGACTTCAATGGTCTTCttgaaaaaaactgaattgAGGACTTTTTAAGCACAGACACCTTGTTttgacaaaataacaaaatcaaTGTCACACGTACTGGTTTGTCAAAAATATATTACTAGGAGTAtccatttttcttctcttgACTGCACGGAGGCCAAATGAGAAGTGGCTGTTTTCCAGGAACAGCTAATAGCTTCTGAGAAAACCCACTCCAGCCTGATGTATCATCTGCCTCTGAATTCATTATTCAATCATATCAAGAAATGTTCCAGGGTAAGTTTTTAATGGAATTAAAGTTAGCTTCAGGACAAATCTTCAACAGGTGTTTAAAAATGAACCGTTTTACTGCTTCAGCAAACGCTCTGGCCCAAAAATAACCTCTGTGGAGTCTGGAGAGGTGCATTAGGAGTTTAGGGTTTGTGTAAAGAGAACTGCATCGAACTCATAAAtacctgcatcactgcaatCTGCTGTCAGACAAAGAGCTTACCTGTGCTGGCGATGTCTTTTACTCCATATGGCTCCTATGCTGTCGCCCATCAGAATAAtcacaagaaaacacaaaaacatccaaAAGGCTTTGAATTCAGTGCAGCTGTATTTCAGCGGCTACTAAACACACCTTTTCCTGGTTGTTTAAAAAGCTCTGAAAACATCAGCTGTAACCAGTAATCAATGTGGCAGCAGTCTGGGTGAACAGTGACCTTGGCAGTTGGACCACTTCAGCTTTCACCTTTTTCTGCTGCTTCTCTTATCAGTCCAGCCAGTTTCTATGGTAATtcagtccctccctctgtccctcacTGTGTGTCATCCAATTCTTCTTACCCGTctcacctttgtgtgtgtgtgtgtgtgtcttgctctcTTCTCACCTGTTGAGCTGAGCTGGATGTTTTGCAATCGCGGCTGGTCACTCtgacaacacacagacagatgaaTGGATCCCATCAGTGCATGTACATTTATGTACTCCTGATATAGTTCATTGATTATATTCAGTCAGTGTATACTTACAGGGTTCCTCAGTTATTCCCTTGTTTTGTTGTGGTGCCCAAAAGTGACCCTAAAGTCCCAGCATTCGAGCATTAGAGATCATTCTAGTTCAGATGAAACAAGCTTCCATTACagatactgtactttttacgaGTATCATAGTAGAGTCAAATGTGGCAATATCCTTACGATGAAGGAAAATCCTCTTTTGGGTGGCTGTATTTAGTCTTTTACTTTCGTAATTAAAATTATGTGAAATTCGCTTCTGAGGCTGTTCTGTAAATTGTTTTGTAATAAATATAGCAATTTCAACTTCATATTCAACCCTTCTCATTCTCAGGTCATCAAATAATGACACTTGGTGTGTGTTATGAACATTAAAGGCATCCTTTTAATGTCTTTATGACACGCATtaggctttcaactaactccagtGTAATGTCATGTTCACAGAGGGcacatttaaaatcatttgCGTGAGTGAAtcacatgtaaagtcaatgtgaAAACGCGTGTAGCATAATTTTGCATCACATGCGTATTTGccagagttgaaaaatcttaaCTTCAATGACCAATTGGCGCCCGGATAGCCagtcagcattgagatcctccaggGACGTATGATGCAGAGGACATACCGGCAGAAGGTTATTCATTAATTCAGCTATTTCATGCACGTATGACGTGAGTATGCAGCGagtaaacacaaaatattctagtgtTCAAACACTATCTATGGCATTACTTGacgctgagagcaactgatgtaGTACAAAGAATCAGAAAGTCCACGTAGGgcgggagggagaggaagataCAAGATAACGTTTCACCCCAGGAGCAGTCTGTGCTCTGTTCAAatccaaaagtcagtgttgttttaatgtagcATTACGTAACTATGTcctgtgtaaaaccaaaagtcatagTTGTTTTAATGTACGTTATATAATTTACGTATGGTTTACGCACACTGATGTCACTCACATGACGTAAATATGTCACGTCAGCCTGACATAAACCATACATAACGTTACATAATAAGCCATTTGTAATGTTACGTAATAAAAAAGTACTTGAACCCAAGCAcaatcttttttctaaacctaatcgAGTAAtcactttagttgttcttttatctcagacatgtgtaAGGGTA harbors:
- the LOC117246416 gene encoding P2Y purinoceptor 3, translated to MKIPSSFTMSSRGGISPNISVSVLQDLLSSPLPSPSTTPPSPSCSIDESYKYIFLPICYSFTFLFSISLNSVVLYRSFRRTKRWNASLIYMVNLASTDFMYGLSLPFLVASYIMRDRWIFGDFMCRLVRFLFYFNLYCSIFFLTCISVHRYLGICHPMKVITLETKKAVKCTCVLVWIVVFALTCPIFRFAQTGHVTRLGVLGGNASSIDNRSHEVSLINGNASYGNMGGVIEEYQNCWDDAIDKEFPDYVPYGIILHLLGFFVPFSIIAWCYSHVVLTIFRTLHSQPSSCRGRRDEGHEEIERRERSSPAIVARGRRGSNGLPRALGRNEGISIFLGAHSPYANRRRKSIKTIITITLLFALCFFPFHVTRTIFLLLKVTKGVPCHTMTMVSMCYKITRPLASFNAWLNALLYFLTKDKGGAHCCQAVNTTTQQHAGLLLPLRMMGKGEDAEEGGLDDRNDNNENKAFHSLSYMSRAKVRYIVE